Proteins encoded by one window of Sus scrofa isolate TJ Tabasco breed Duroc chromosome 12, Sscrofa11.1, whole genome shotgun sequence:
- the NAA38 gene encoding N-alpha-acetyltransferase 38, NatC auxiliary subunit isoform X1 encodes MAVAAGVKAAPAPGLARARVLGLRGRRGVKWEDGGRTAAPGSLWASCERPAGCWELWFLGRAAAGAVRSEHMSRPAQDSDGEREDSPSARARQQLEALLNKTMRIRMTDGRTLVGCFLCTDRDCNVILGSAQEFLKPSDSFSAGEPRVLGLAMVPGHHIVSIEVQRESLAGPPYL; translated from the exons ATGGCTGTTGCAGCCGGCGTCAAAGCAGCTCCAGCGCCGGGGTTAGCGCGGGCTCGGGTTCTGGGATTGAGGGGCCGTCGGGGAGTAAAGTGGGAGGACGGAGGGAGAACTGCAGCTCCCGGCAGCCTCTGGGCTTCCTGCGAGCGCCCCGCGGGCTGTTGGGAGCTGTGGTTCCTCGGGCGGGCAGCAGCCGGGGCGGTGCGGTCTGAGCACATGTCCCGCCCCGCGCAGGACTCAGACGGGGAGCGCGAAGACTCGCCGTCTGCGCGCGCTAGGCAGCAGCTGGAGGCGCTGCTCAACAAGACTATGCGGATTCGCATGACAGATGGACGGACACTGGTCGGTTGCTTCCTCTGCACCGACCGCGACTGCAATGTTATCCTAGGCTCGGCGCAGGAGTTCCTCAAGCCGTCGG ATTCCTTCTCTGCCGGGGAACCCCGTGTGCTGGGCCTAGCTATGGTACCTGGACACCACATCGTTTCTATTGAGGTGCAAAGAGAGAGCCTGGCGGGGCCTCCCTATCTCTGA
- the NAA38 gene encoding N-alpha-acetyltransferase 38, NatC auxiliary subunit isoform X2: MAGAGPTMLLREENGCCSRRQSSSSAGDSDGEREDSPSARARQQLEALLNKTMRIRMTDGRTLVGCFLCTDRDCNVILGSAQEFLKPSDSFSAGEPRVLGLAMVPGHHIVSIEVQRESLAGPPYL, encoded by the exons ATGGCCGGAGCTGGACCAACTATGCTGCTACGAGAGGAGAATGGCTGTTGCAGCCGGCGTCAAAGCAGCTCCAGCGCCGGG GACTCAGACGGGGAGCGCGAAGACTCGCCGTCTGCGCGCGCTAGGCAGCAGCTGGAGGCGCTGCTCAACAAGACTATGCGGATTCGCATGACAGATGGACGGACACTGGTCGGTTGCTTCCTCTGCACCGACCGCGACTGCAATGTTATCCTAGGCTCGGCGCAGGAGTTCCTCAAGCCGTCGG ATTCCTTCTCTGCCGGGGAACCCCGTGTGCTGGGCCTAGCTATGGTACCTGGACACCACATCGTTTCTATTGAGGTGCAAAGAGAGAGCCTGGCGGGGCCTCCCTATCTCTGA
- the TMEM88 gene encoding transmembrane protein 88, whose translation MADVPGAQRPVPGGGGGGGGGGSPEPRDPLDCWACAVLVTAQNLLVAAFNLLLLALVLGTILLPAVTMLGFGFLCHSQFLRSQAPPCTAHLRDPGFTALLVTGFLLLVPLLVLALASYRRLCLRLRLADCLVPYSRALYRRRGAPQPRQTRASPGPQRAVPTSGKVWV comes from the exons ATGGCGGATGTCCCCGGGGCGCAGCGACCGGTtcccggtggtggtggtggtggtggtggtggcggcagcCCAGAGCCCCGGGACCCCCTGGACTGCTGGGCCTGCGCTGTGTTGGTCACCGCCCAGAACCTGCTGGTGGCTGCCTTCAATCTTCTCCTGCTGGCGCTGGTGCTGGGGACCATCCTGCTACCCGCCGTCACCATGCTAGGCTTTGGCTTCCTCTGCCACTCCCAG TTTCTGCGCTCCCAGGCACCCCCTTGCACCGCGCACCTGCGGGACCCGGGCTTCACGGCCCTGCTGGTCACTGGATTCCTGCTCCTCGTGCCGCTGCTCGTGCTTGCCCTGGCCAGTTACCGCCGCCTCTGCCTGCGCCTCCGCCTGGCCGACTGCCTCGTGCCTTACAGCCGAGCCCTCTACCGGCGCCGGGGCGCCCCGCAGCCGCGGCAAACCCGGGCCTCACCCGGGCCTCAGAGGGCCGTTCCAACATCAGGAAAGGTCTGGGTCTGA
- the KDM6B gene encoding LOW QUALITY PROTEIN: lysine-specific demethylase 6B (The sequence of the model RefSeq protein was modified relative to this genomic sequence to represent the inferred CDS: inserted 1 base in 1 codon), whose translation MHRAVDPPGARTAREAFALGGLSCAGAWSSCPPHPPPRSAWLPGGRCSASIGQPPLSAPLPPSHGSSSGHPNKLYFAPGTPNPRPLHGKLESLHGCVQALLREPAQPGLWEQLGQLYESEHDSEEAIRCYHSALRYGGSLAELGPRIGRLQQAQLWNFHAGSCQHRPKVLPPLEQVWNLLHLEHKRNYGAKRGGPPVKRAAEPPVVQPVPPAALSGPSGEEGLSPGGKRRRGCNSEQTGLPPGLPLPPPPLPPPPPPPPPPPPPPPLPGLATSPPFQLTKPGLWSTLHGDAWGPERKGPAPPERQEQRHSLPPHPYPYPAPAYPSHPPGHRLVPAAPPGPGPRPPGAESHGCPPATRPPGSDLRESRVQRSRMDSSVSPAATTACVPYAPSRPPALPGTTTSSSSSSSNTGLRGVEPSPGIPGADHYQTPALEVSSHQGRLGPSAHSSRKPFLAAPAATPHLSLPPGPPSPPPPPCPRLLRPPPPPAWLKGPACRAAREDGEILEELFFGAEGRPRPPPPPXPHREGFLGPPAPRFSVGTQDSHTPPTPPTTSSSSSNNGSHSSSPTGSVSFPPPPYLARSMDPLPRPPSPTLSPQDPPLAPLSLALPPAPPSSCHQNTSGSFRRPESPRPRVSFPKTPEVGPGPSPGPLNKAPQPVPSRVGELPARGPRLFDFPPTPLEDQFEEPAEFKILPDGLANIMKMLDESIRKEEEQQQQEAGVVPPPPLKEPFASLQPPFPTDTAPATTAATTAATTTATQEEEKKPPPALPPPPPLAKFPPPPQPQPPPPPLPPPASPASLLKSLASVLEGQKYCYRGTGAAVATRPGPLPTTQYSPGPPSGATAPPPTSAAPSAQGSPQPSASSSSQFSTSGGPWARERRAGEEPAPGPTTPAPPPPPLPLPPARSESEVLEEISRACETLVERVGRGATDPADPADTADPVDTGAERLLPPAQAKEEAGGASAVAAAAAGPGSSKRRQKEHQKEHRRHRRACKDSVGRRPREGRAKAKAKAPKEKSRRVLGNLDLQSEEIQGREKARPDLGGASKAKPPTAPAPLPAPAPSTQSTPPSAPVPGKKAREEAPGPPGVSRADMLKLRSLSEGPPKELKIRLIKVESGDKETFIASEVEERRLRMADLTISHCAADVVRASKNAKVKGKFRESYLSPAQSVKPKINTEEKLPREKLNPPTPSIYLESKRDAFSPVLLQFCTDPRNPITVIRGLAGSLRLNLGLFSTKTLVEASGEHTVEVRTQVQQPSDENWDLTGTRQIWPCESSRSHTTIAKYAQYQASSFQESLQEEKESEDEESEEPDSTTETPPSSAPDPKNHHIIKFGTNIDLSDAKRWKPQLQELLKLPAFMRVTSTGNMLSHVGHTILGMNTVQLYMKVPGSRTPGHQENNNFCSVNINIGPGDCEWFAVHEHYWETISAFCDRHGVDYLTGSWWPILDDLYASNIPVYRFVQRPGDLVWINAGTVHWVQATGWCNNIAWNVGPLTAYQYQLALERYEWNEVKNVKSIVPMIHVSWNVARTVKISDPDLFKMIKFCLLQSMKHCQVQRESLVRAGKKIAYQGRVKDEPAYYCNECDVEVFNILFVTSENGSRNTYLVHCEACARRRSAGLQGVVVLEQYRTEELAQAYDAFTLAPASTSR comes from the exons ATGCATCGGGCAGTGGACCCTCCAGGGGCCCGCACTGCACGGGAAGCCTTTGCCCTTGGGGGCTTGAGCTGTGCTGGGGCCTGGAGCTcctgcccgccccacccccctCCTCGGAGCGCATGGCTGCCTGGAGGCAG GTGCTCTGCCAGCATCGGGCAGCCCCcactctctgctcccctccccccttcacaCGGCAGTAGCTCTGGGCACCCCAACAAACTATATTTTGCTCCAGG GACACCCAACCCGAGACCCCTCCATGGGAAGCTGGAATCCCTGCATGGCTGTGTGCAGGCTTTGCTCCGGGAGCCAGCCCAGCCAGGGCTGTGGGAGCAGCTTGGGCAGCTGTACGAGTCAGAGCACGACAGTGAGGAGGCCATTCGCTGCTACCACAGCGCCCTTCGATATGGAGGAAGCTTGGCTGAGCTGGGGCCCCGTATCGGCCGATTACAGCAG GCCCAGCTCTGGAACTTTCATGCCGGCTCCTGCCAGCACCGACCCAAGGTCCTGCCCCCCTTGGAGCAAGTGTGGAACTTGCTGCACCTTGag CACAAGCGGAACTATGGGGCCAAACGGGGGGGTCCCCCAGTGAAGCGAGCCGCTGAACCCCCAGTGGTGCAGCCCGTGCCTCCTGCAGCACTCTCAGGCCCCTCGGGGGAGGAGGGCCTCAGCCCCGGAGGCAAGCGCAGGAGGGGCTGCAACTCGGAGCAG ACCGGCCTTCCCCCAGGGCTGCCGCTGCCTCCACCACCGTTaccacccccgccgcccccgccgccgcccccgccgccgcccccgcccctgcctggcctggccACCAGCCCTCCATTTCAGCTGACCAAGCCAGGGCTGTGGAGTACCTTGCATGGAGATGCCTGGGGCCCCGAGCGCAAGGGTCCAGCTCCCCCAGAGCGTCAG GAGCAGCGGCACTCGCTGCCTCCTCACCCATATCCATACCCAGCTCCGGCCTACCCCTCGCACCCCCCTGGCCACCGGCTGGTCCCGGCTGcacccccaggcccaggcccccgccccccaggagcAGAGAGCCATGGCTGCCCGCCTGCCACCCGTCCCCCCGGAAGTGACCTTAGAGAGAGCAGAGTTCAGAGGTCGCGGATGGACTCCAGCGTTTCACCAGCAGCAACCACCGCCTGCGTGCCTTACGCCCCTTCccggccccctgccctccccggcaccaccaccagcagcagtagcagcagcagcaacaccggTCTCCGGGGCGTGGAGCCGAGCCCAGGCATT CCCGGCGCCGACCATTACCAGACTCCTGCGCTGGAGGTCTCCTCTCACCAAGGCCGCCTGGGGCCCTCGGCACACAGTAGTCGGAAACCGTTCCTGGCGGCTCCTGCTGCCACTCCCCACCTGTCCCTGCCCCCCGgccccccctcacctcctccacccccctgTCCCCGCCTCttacgccccccgcccccccctgcCTGGCTGAAGGGCCCAGCCTGCCGGGCAGCCCGTGAGGATGGAGAGATCTTAGAGGAGCTCTTCTTCGGGGCCGAGGGAcgcccccgccctcctcccccac ctccccaccgcGAGGGCTTCTTGGGGCCTCCCGCCCCCCGCTTTTCTGTGGGCACTCAGGATTCGCacacccctcccactcccccgaccaccagcagcagcagcagcaacaatggcagccacagcagcagccctacTGGGTCTGtgtccttccccccacctccctatCTGGCCAGAAGTATGGACCCCCTTCCTCGGCCCCCCAGCCCAACACTGAGCCCCCAGGATCCGCCTCTTGCACCCCTCAGTCttgccctgcctccagcccctccctcctcttgccACCAAAATACCTCAGGAAGCTTCAGGCGCCCGGAGAGCCCTCGGCCCAGGGTCTCCTTCCCAAAGACCCCCGAGGTGGGGCCGGGGCCATCCCCAGGCCCCCTGAATAAAGCCCCCCAGCCTGTGCCGTCCAGGGTTGGGGAGCTGCCTGCCCGAGGCCCTCGACTCTTTGATTTCCCCCCTACCCCGCTGGAGGACCAGTTTGAGGAGCCAGCTGAATTCAAGATCCTACCTGATGGGCTGGCCAACATCATGAAGATGCTGGACGAATCCATTCgcaaggaggaggagcagcaaCAACAGGAGGCTGGCGTGGTCCCCCCGCCTCCCCTGAAGGAGCCCTTTGCATCTCTGCAGCCTCCGTTCCCCACTGACACAGCCCCAGCCACCACCGCTGCCACCACCGCTGCCACCACCACGGCCacccaggaagaggagaagaagccACCACCAGCCCTGCCACCACCGCCGCCTCTAGCCAAGTTCCCTCCGCCACCCCAGCCGCAGCCGCCGCCACCCCCGCTACCCCCGccagccagcccagccagccTGCTCAAATCCTTGGCCTCTGTGCTGGAGGGACAGAAGTACTGTTACCGGGGGACTGGAGCAGCTGTTGCCACCCGGCCCGGGCCCTTGCCCACCACTCAGTATTCCCCTGGCCCCCCATCAGGTGCTACCGCCCCGCCGCCCACCTCAGCGGCCCCAAGCGCCCAGGGCTCCCCGCAGCCCTCCGCTTCCTCGTCATCTCAGTTCTCTACCTCAGGCGGGCCCTGGGCCCGGGAGCGCAGGGCGGGTGAAGAGCCAGCCCCGGGCCCCACgacccccgccccgccgcccccacccTTGCCTCTGCCCCCCGCTCGCTCTGAGTCTGAGGTGCTAGAAGAGATAAGTCGGGCTTGTGAGACCCTCGTGGAGCGGGTGGGCCGGGGTGCCACAGACCCGGCAGACCCAGCGGACACAGCAGACCCAGTGGACACTGGGGCTGAACGACTGCTGCCTCCAGCTCAGGCCAAGGAGGAGGCGGGTGGGGCGTCGGCGgtggcagcagcggcagcaggaCCAGGTAGCAGCaagaggaggcagaaggagcaCCAGAAGGAGCACCGGAGGCACAGGCGGGCTTGTAAGGACAGTGTGGGTCGGCGGCCCCGAGAGGGcagggccaaggccaaggccaaggcccccAAAGAAAAGAGCCGCCGGGTGCTGGGGAACCTGGACCTGCAGAGCGAGGAGATCCAGGGTCGTGAGAAGGCCCGGCCTGATCTTGGCGGGGCCTCCAAGGCCAAGCCACCCACCGCTCCAGCCCCTCTGCCAgctcctgccccctccacccagtCCACACCCCCGTCCGCCCCCGTTCCCGGGAAGAAGGCTCGGGAGGAAGCTCCAGGGCCACCGGGTGTCAGCCGGGCTGACATGCTGAAGCTGCGCTCACTTAGTGAGGGGCCTCCTAAAGAGCTGAAGATCCGGCTCATCAAGGTGGAGAGCGGTGACAAGGAGACCTTCATCGCCTCGGAGGTGGAAGAGCGGAGGCTGCGGATGGCGGACCTCACCATCAGCCACTGCGCGGCCGATGTCGTGCGGGCCAGCAA GAATGCCAAGGTGAAAGGGAAGTTTCGAGAGTCCTACCTTTCTCCTGCCCAGTCTGTGAAACCCAAGATCAACACTGAGGAGAAGCTGCCCCGGGAAAAACTCAACCCGCCCACACCCAGCAtctat CTCGAGAGCAAACGGGATGCCTTCTCACCGGTGCTGCTGCAGTTCTGTACAGACCCTCGAAATCCCATCACCGTGATCCGGGGCTTGGCGGGCTCCCTACGGCTCA ACTTGGGCCTCTTCTCCACCAAGACGCTGGTGGAGGCGAGTGGCGAACACACGGTGGAGGTGCGCACCCAGGTGCAGCAGCCCTCAGATGAGAACTGGGACCTGACGGGCACCCGACAGATCTGGCCCTGTGAGAGCTCCCGTTCCCACACCACCATTGCCAAGTACGCGCAGTACCAGGCTTCCTCCTTCCAGGAGTCCCTGCAG gaggagaaggagagtgaAGATGAGGAGTCGGAGGAGCCGGACAGCACCACAGAAACCCCTCCTAG CAGCGCCCCGGACCCGAAGAACCATCACATCATCAAGTTTGGCACCAACATCGACCTGTCCGATGCCAAGCG GTGGAAGCCCCAGCTGCAGGAGCTGCTGAAGCTGCCCGCCTTCATGCGGGTGACCTCCACGGGCAACATGCTGAGCCACGTGGGCCACACCATCCTGGGCATGAACACCGTGCAGCTGTACATGAAGGTCCCTGGCAGCCGAACGCCAG GCCATCAAGAGAACAACAACTTCTGCTCGGTCAACATCAACATTGGCCCCGGCGACTGCGAGTGGTTCGCGGTGCACGAGCACTACTGGGAGACTATCAGCGCCTTCTGCGACCG GCACGGCGTGGATTACTTGACGGGTTCCTGGTGGCCAATCCTGGATGACCTCTATGCTTCCAACATCCCTGTGTACCGCTTCGTGCAGCGCCCAGGAGACCTTGTGTGGATCAACGCGGGGACCGTGCACTGGGTGCAGGCCACCGGCTGGTGCAACAACATTGCCTGGAACGTGGGGCCCCTCACCG CCTATCAGTACCAGCTGGCCCTGGAACGATACGAGTGGAACGAGGTGAAGAACGTCAAATCCATTGTGCCCATGATTCACGTGTCCTGGAACGTGGCTCGCACGGTCAAAATCAGCGACCCCGACTTGTTCAAGATGATCAA GTTCTGCCTCCTGCAGTCGATGAAGCACTGCCAGGTGCAGCGGGAGAGCCTGGTGCGGGCCGGGAAGAAAATCGCCTACCAGGGTCGGGTCAAGGACGAGCCCGCCTACTACTGCAACGAGTGCGAC GTGGAGGTGTTCAACATCCTGTTCGTGACGAGCGAGAACGGCAGCCGCAACACGTACCTGGTGCACTGCGAGGCCTGTGCGCGGCGCCGCAGCGCCGGCCTGCAGGGCGTGGTGGTGCTGGAGCAGTACCGCACCGAGGAGCTGGCGCAGGCCTACGACGCCTTCACGCTG GCCCCCGCCAGCACGTCGCGATGA
- the LOC110255906 gene encoding collagen alpha-2(V) chain-like, producing MERGGPGESGKAGGDGETEPGKGVSREGVEENPRREGEPGRGYLLGVCPPAVPPESGALRPRKREEGKKAGTGLQHDLGGGVRNEFWEPKKERKEGTQASRPYLLPPVRLQSLGLGPLGSSSPAPGLTSQPTFLTKSRHASLRYCAFSLPGDISGGGREVGDRGTRSRGAPSPIGGTPVPQPAASRNQSGSQLSCPSPRCSRAESVELKSGHGKRKSYITGRSEKDEWRPGETARKEPRELYDASSTLAAEALMSGAAAGADWTDARVGESGSGVSLSSYSGNRASNPWEGSRAGHSASPGSRLPPDTNRGLGFSGIAGRCSAPSS from the exons ATGGAACGAGGAGGGCCGGGGGAAAGCGGCAAGGCCGGGGGCGACGGGGAGACGGAACCGGGGAAAGGGGTCAGCcgggagggtgtggaggaaaatcCGAGAAGGGAGGGCGAGCCAGGCCGGGGTTACCTGCTGGGTGTCTGTCCCCCGGCGGTGCCCCCGGAGTCCGG GGCCCTAAGgccaaggaagagagaggaggggaaaaaagcaggcACGGGGCTGCAACACgacttggggggtggggtgcggaAT GAATTCTGGGAACccaaaaaggagaggaaggaaggaacccaAGCGTCCCGCCCTTATCTATTGCCCCCGGTACGGCTCCAATCCCTGGGACTCGGGCCCCTCGGCTCCTCCTCTCCGGCTCCAGGCCTGACCTCCCAACCCACATTTCTGACGAAGTCCCGACACGCCTCTCTGAGATACTGTGCCTTCTCTCTCCCGGGCGATATCTcgggtggggggcgggaggtGGGCGACAGGGGCACCAGGTCCCGCGGGGCTCCGTCTCCCATCGGCGGGACCCCCGTGCCCCAGCCGGCCGCCAGCCGGAATCAGTCTGGGTCCCAactctcctgcccctccccgcGCTGTTCCAGGGCGGAGTCTGTGGAGTTGAAATCAGGACACGGCAAGAGGAAGAGTTATATAACTGGGAGAAGCGAGAAGGACGAGTGGAGACCGGGAGAGACAGCCCGAAAGGAGCCGAGGGAG CTCTACGATGCCTCCTCCACATTGGCTGCCGAGGCCCTGATGTCAGGGGCAGCCGCTGGAGCGGATTGGACGGACGCGAGAGTTGGGGAATCTGGCTCCGGAGTCTCGCTCTCCAGTTACTCTGGCAACAGGGCAAGCAACCCCTGGGAGGGAAGCCGAGCGGGGCACAGCGCCTCGCCTGGGTCCCGCCTCCCTCCCGACACCAACCGCGGACTCGGTTTCAGTGGCATCGCAGGTCGCTGCTCCGCTCCTTCCTCCTAG